Proteins co-encoded in one Indicator indicator isolate 239-I01 unplaced genomic scaffold, UM_Iind_1.1 iindUn_scaffold_213, whole genome shotgun sequence genomic window:
- the LOC128980490 gene encoding hemoglobin subunit rho yields the protein MVHWTAEEKQLITSLWAKVNVEECGAEALARLLIVYPWTQRFFSSFGNLSSPTAILGNPRVRAHGKKVLTSFGEAIKNLDNIKATYSKLSELHCEKLHVDPENFRLLGDILIVVLAAHFTKDFSPACQAVWQKLVTVVAHALAHRYH from the exons atgGTGCACTGGACAGCTGAGGAGAAGCAGCTCATCACCAGCCTCTGGGCCAAGGTCAACGTGGaggaatgtggtgctgaggcccTGGCCAG gctgctgatCGTCTACCCTTGGACccagaggttcttctcctcctttggGAAcctctccagccccactgccatcCTGGGCAACCCCAGGGTCCGTGCCCATGGCAAGAAGGTCCTCACCTCCTTTGGGGAAGCCATCAAGAACCTGGACAACATCAAAGCCACCTACTCCAAGCTGTCAGAGCTGCACTGTGAGAAGCTCCACGTGGACCCCGAGAACTTCAGG ctccttgggGACATCCTGATCGTTGTCCTTGCTGCCCACTTCACCAAGGACttcagccctgcctgccaggcAGTGTGGCAGAAGCTGGTGACCGTGGTGGCACACGCCCTGGCACACAGGTACCACTGa
- the RRM1 gene encoding ribonucleoside-diphosphate reductase large subunit gives MHVVKRDGRQERVMFDKITSRIQKLCYGLNADFVDPAQITMKVIQGLYSGVTTVELDTLAAETAATLTTKHPDYAILAARIAVSNLHKETKKVFSDVMDDLYHYINPHNGKHSPMISKETLDIVMANKDRLNSAIIYDRDFSYNYFGFKTLERSYLLKINSKVAERPQHMLMRVAVGIHKGDIEAAIETYNLLSERWFSHASPTLFNAGTNRPQLSSCFLLCMKDDSIEGIYDTLKQCALISKSAGGIGLAVSCIRATGSYIAGTNGNSNGLVPMLRVYNNTARYVDQGGNKRPGAFAIYLEPWHLDIFEFLDLKKNTGKEEQRARDLFFALWIPDLFMKRVETNQDWSLMCPNECPGLDEVWGEEFEKLYESYEQQGRVRRVVKAQQLWYSIIESQTETGTPYMLYKDSCNRKSNQQNLGTIKCSNLCTEIVEYTSKEEVAVCNLASVALNMYVTPEHSYDFRKLAEVTKVIVRNLNKIIDINYYPVPEAERSNRRHRPIGIGVQGLADAFILMRFPFESPEAQLLNQQIFETIYYGALEASCELAKEHGPYETYQGSPVSKGILQYDMWNVTPTQLWDWKTLKEKIAKYGVRNSLLISPMPTASTAQILGNNESMEPYTSNIYTRRVLSGEFQVVNPHLLKDLTERGLWSEEMKNQIIAHNGSIQNIPEIPEDLKQLYKTVWEISQKTILKMAAARGAFIDQSQSLNIHIAEPNYGKLTSMHFYGWKQGLKTGMYYLRTKPAANPIQFTLNKEKLREKEKTSKEEEEKERNKAAMVCSLENREECLMCGS, from the exons GCCCAGATCACCATGAAGGTCATCCAGGGGTTGTACAGCGGAGTCACCACGGTGGAACTGGACACCTTGGCTGCTGAGACAGCTGCCACCCTCACCACCAAGCACCCAGACTATGCCATCCTGGCTGCCAGGATTGCTGTCTCCAACCTGCACAAGGAGACCAAGAAGGTCTTCAGTG aTGTGATGGATGACCTCTACCACTACATCAACCCCCATAATGGAAAGCACTCCCCCATGatctccaaggagaccttggaCATTGTGATGGCCAACAAAGAT CGTCTGAACTCGGCCATCATCTATGACAGAGACTTCTCCTACAACTACTTTGGCTTCAAG accctggaACGTTCCTACCTGCTGAAGATAAACTCCAAAG tggCTGAGCGTCCCCAGCACATGCTGATGAGGGTGGCCGTGGGGATCCACAAGGGGGACATCGAGGCAGCCATCGAGACCTACAACCTGCTGTCGGAGCGCTGGTTCAGCCACGCCTCCCCCACGCTCTTCAACGCCGGCACCAACcgcccccagctctccag ctgcttcctgctgtgcATGAAGGACGACAGCATCGAAGGCATCTACGACACCCTCAAGCAGTGTGCTCTGATCTCCAAGTCTGCAGGAGGCATCGGCCTGGCCGTCAGCTGCATCCGGGCCACAGGCAGCTACATCGCTGGG ACCAATGGCAACTCCAACGGCCTGGTGCCCATGCTGAGGGTCTACAACAACACTGCTCGATACGTGGACCAGGGTGGCAACAAG aggcctggagcttTTGCCATCTACCTGGAGCCTTGGCACTTGGACATCTTTGAGTTCCTTGACCTGAAGAAGAACACTgggaaggaggagcagagagccaGGGACCTCTTCTTTGCCCTCTGGATCCCAGACCTCTTCATGAAGAGAGTTGAAACCAACCAG GACTGGTCCTTGATGTGCCCCAATGAATGTCCTGGGCTGGATGAAGTTTGGGGAGAAGAATTTGAGAAGCTCTATGAGAG CTACGAGCAGCAGGGCCGGGTGCGGCGGGTGGTGAAGGCTCAGCAGCTCTGGTACTCCATCATCGAGTCCCAGACAGAGACTGGCACCCCCTACATGCTCTACAAGGACTCCTGCAACAGGAAGAGCAACCAGCAGAACCTGGGCACCATCAAGTGCAGCAACCTCTGCACAGAGATCGTGGAGTACACCAGCAaagaggag GTTGCAGTCTGCAACTTGGCCTCCGTCGCCCTCAACATGTACGTCACCCCCGAGCACAGCTACGACTTCAGGAAGCTGGCTGAGGTCACCAAGGTCATTGTGAGGAACCTCAACAAGATCATTGACATCAACTACTACCCAGTGCCAGAG gccgAACGCTCCAACCGGCGCCACCGGCCCATCGGCATCGGCGTGCAGGGCCTGGCAGATGCCTTCATCCTGATGAGGTTCCCCTTTGAGAGCCCTGAGGCCCAGCTCCTCAACCAGCAGATCTTTGAGACCATTTACTATGGAGCTCTGGAAGCCAGCTGTGAACTTGCCAAGGAGCATGGACCCTACGAGACATACCAAGGATCTCCAGTCAGCAAAGGA ATCCTGCAGTATGACATGTGGAACGTTACCCCCACCCAGCTCTGGGACTGGAAGACCTTGAAGGAGAAGATTGCCAA GTATGGGGTGAGGAACAGCCTCCTCATCTCCCCCATGCCCACAGCCTCCACCGCCCAGATCCTGGGCAACAATGAGTCCATGGAGCCCTACACCAGCAACATCTACACCCGCAGGGTCCTCTCCGGGGAGTTCCAG GTGGTCAACCCTCACCTGTTGAAGGACCTGACTGAGAGGGGGCTGTGGAGTGAGGAGATGAAGAACCAAATCATTGCCCACAATGGCTCCATCCAG aacATCCCTGAGATCCCTGAGGACCTGAAGCAGCTCTACAAGACCGTGTGGGAGATTTCCCAGAAGACCATCCTGAAGATGGCAGCTGCCAGAGGAGCTTTCATCGACCAGagccagtccctcaacatccaCATTGCAGAGCCCAACTATGGGAAGCTCACCAGCATGCACTTCTATGGCTGGAAGCAG GGCCTGAAGACTGGGATGTACTACCTGAGGACCAAGCCAGCTGCCAACCCCATCCAGTTCACCCTCaacaaggagaagctgagggagaaggagaagacctccaaggaagaagaggagaaggagaggaacaaaGCAGCCATGGTCTGCTCCTTGGAGAACCGAGAAGAGTGTCTCATGTGTGGCTCCTAG